gcatataatcacagcagtatgatgattctatgtgttttgattgattgattgagacttttattagtaggttgcacagtgaagtacatattccgtacaattgaccactaaatggtaacaccccaataagtttttacacttgtttaagtcggggtccacttaaattgattcatgatactgatatatactatcagatatatactatcatcataatacagtcatcacacaagataatcacattgaattatttacattatttataatccagggtgtggaggggggtgccggatgtaagtgtcaaaaagacagccaaaagagtttgatatgagaataaatctaaagttaaaatatagggtagaaatgcacccatttgcaggaaatgtagtcttgattttcaaaatgttctttcaaggcttgcatgtctacattaaaacattcttcttcatactgcattaatatatgctacttttaaactgtcatgcagagaaggaaatcacaactaaaaaaaatcactaatttttttcatacgttgttgatgtggacattttttcctctgcattttgatggtgtggacgtgtggcaccgaatggagataagcgtctcgacagacgtcacaatatttgaacaatgattgacgaaaactgttttctctgtcgtgtccgtgtgtcgaaaattgttatgcgcttatttttttatttgattttgtgcgtggcatagatttgccgtgcgcagaggacgcttgagcaggcgcgcaccttagcatcacagctaacgttagccatgccgctacctcgctctctgctgggagaggatgtatacgtatgtgacgtatgtcgtgacagtacgtgacgtatgtcgtgacagtatgtgacgtgtgtcgtgacagtacgtgacgtatgtcgtgacagtatgtgacgtgtgtaagaaggtgcgctcgctgtctgtgagagggagacacaggaaagagtgagaagagcctgtcgtgtaatgccagcagctaaaagcaactgcgtgagaattgtggatgtgttgaaggtgtgctggaaaatgcggaacggaaattagggagcagcagaaaagtggaatgtattatttaaatcggtgcgttggaaaacacggaccggagttttttttttaaactggatctggatcggcattttctcatgccttgccgatacgcaattttcggcaaatatcggcagccgatccgatccaaatatcggatcgggacatcccttgtctgaatccgagctaatgtcgctatagcttgctgttctttccgccatgtttgtttgtgtcggcatcactatgtgacgtcacaggaaaatggacgggtgtatataacgatggttaaaatcaggcactttgaagcttttttttagggatattgcgtgatgggtaaaattttgaaaaaaacttcgaaaaataaaataagccattgggaactgatttttaatggttttaacccttctgaaattgtgataatgttcccctttaagggttgcAGGAATCACTTTTGGTCTGGGAAGGCATTTACCCgaaagtcttcatgtgtcagcTGGAAGTACCCTGACTGCTGTGAGGGGAAACTGATAAGATTGTGAGATTATACGCTGGTGCGGGACAATgtctcatgtgactgagcaaaaCTTGACTTTTCTAAAGCATGTGTTTGTCTTCTCCTGTCCCGCAGATCATCTTCTCCATGAGCCAGAGGAGGAACCACAGCCCCACCACATTAAAGAGGGCGAAGTGGTACCACAACTCCAACacgttaaagaggaagaggaggagccacGACCCTCCCATATTAAAGACGAAGCAGCAGAACACAGCATCAGCCAGGAGGGAGAGCATAttgaaggactggaggagttcccagtgactggtgtccctgtgacgAGTAAAGAagatgaaagtgaggagaagagagaggcggagcctccaagcagcagctcaacacaacacatgacaacagaagctgatggagaccactgtggaggatcacaagcagacaagatcttagctccactatcagatagtgaggacacaacgtcacactctcctgacactgatgatgaagactctaaagatgataagacgtGTCACACCGACAACACTCACTTCAAAAGTTTTGGCCTCAAAAAGTCTCTAAATAGACGCAGAAAAAATCACACCGGAGAGAAATATTTCCCGTGCTCAGCGTGTGGTAAAAGATTCTGCATAAAAGGAGACCTGATGAGACACGCAAGAATACACACTCAAgagaaacctttttcctgttcggTGTGTGGGGCAGCTTTTGTTAGGAAGGGCAGTTTAAAAACCCACATGAGAATACACGCTGCAGAGAAACCTTTTTTGTGTTCCATGTGTGATTCAGGTTTCGCTCAAAGGCAAAATCTGATAaaccacatgagaacacacaccggagaaaaacccttCTCATGTCCTGTGTGTAAGTCAAGTTTTATTCAAAGTCAAAACCTGAAGAAACACATGACAGTGCACACTGGGGAAAAACCTTTTCCCTGTTCCATCTGTGGCGTATGTTTTTCCAGGAAAGAAACGTTGACCATTCACATGAGAaggcacacgggagaaaaaccctttTCATGTTCTGTGTGTGACTCAAGCTTCGTACGAAGTCACGAGTTGAAAATCCACATGCGAGTGCACACCGTAgagaaacctttttcctgttcaatctgcggCGTGGGCTTTTCAAGAGGGTACAGTTTGATAGAGCAcgcgagaacacacactggagaaaaacctttttcgtgTTCGGTGTGCGACTCAAGATTTGGTCAAAATCGGGGTTTGAAAAAACACATGGAAATTCACGCTGGGGAAAAAGCGCCCCGCAGACCTCCACCAGGCCTAATCCCCCAGTCGTAAAGAATCCTTGAAAAGAAGGCTGAATCCAAACACATcaatctaatcacttgttccttatctcaTTTCTGACATGTCCTGAAAGGTTCAATGAAATCCgtccatattttttctgttttgttACCAACTACCTGAcgattatacaaaccccaaatcACTTTTTGTTACTTTTCAATTACTTCAATAGTTACACATCCTGgaaaacaacatccacacaacagtTTATATTCATTATTTTACCTTTTAGTTGTGTACTAACAGATCAATTTGTATTTCTGCTAATATTTAAGAAGTGATGATGATGTTATGGTTCAGTGTGCCCCTTCACAGGCTTGCTGTCTCCAGTCGTCCT
The sequence above is drawn from the Nerophis lumbriciformis linkage group LG33, RoL_Nlum_v2.1, whole genome shotgun sequence genome and encodes:
- the LOC140676608 gene encoding uncharacterized protein isoform X3, with product MSTLHMLRALVDQRLTAAVEEIFVALERTIAEYEAELSRTKEENNRLLDAVFKKHQVVLHRTDHLLHEPEEEPQPHHIKEGEVVPQLQHVKEEEEEPRPSHIKDEAAEHSISQEGEHIEGLEEFPVTGVPVTSKEDESEEKREAEPPSSSSTQHMTTEADGDHCGGSQADKILAPLSDSEDTTSHSPDTDDEDSKDDKTCHTDNTHFKSFGLKKSLNRRRKNHTGEKYFPCSACGKRFCIKGDLMRHARIHTQEKPFSCSVCGAAFVRKGSLKTHMRIHAAEKPFLCSMCDSGFAQRQNLINHMRTHTGEKPFSCPVCKSSFIQSQNLKKHMTVHTGEKPFPCSICGVCFSRKETLTIHMRRHTGEKPFSCSVCDSSFVRSHELKIHMRVHTVEKPFSCSICGVGFSRGYSLIEHARTHTGEKPFSCSVCDSRFGQNRGLKKHMEIHAGEKAPRRPPPGLIPQS
- the LOC140676608 gene encoding uncharacterized protein isoform X1 gives rise to the protein MSTLHMLRALVDQRLTAAVEEIFVALERTIAEYEAELSRTKEENNRLLDAVFKKHQVVLHRTDVEEEHFPYEQQEEPQPPHIKEEQLIKEEAMEHSISQEGEDIEGLVESLTGVPVKREDDEVKGKDHLLHEPEEEPQPHHIKEGEVVPQLQHVKEEEEEPRPSHIKDEAAEHSISQEGEHIEGLEEFPVTGVPVTSKEDESEEKREAEPPSSSSTQHMTTEADGDHCGGSQADKILAPLSDSEDTTSHSPDTDDEDSKDDKTCHTDNTHFKSFGLKKSLNRRRKNHTGEKYFPCSACGKRFCIKGDLMRHARIHTQEKPFSCSVCGAAFVRKGSLKTHMRIHAAEKPFLCSMCDSGFAQRQNLINHMRTHTGEKPFSCPVCKSSFIQSQNLKKHMTVHTGEKPFPCSICGVCFSRKETLTIHMRRHTGEKPFSCSVCDSSFVRSHELKIHMRVHTVEKPFSCSICGVGFSRGYSLIEHARTHTGEKPFSCSVCDSRFGQNRGLKKHMEIHAGEKAPRRPPPGLIPQS
- the LOC140676608 gene encoding uncharacterized protein isoform X2 produces the protein MSTLHMLRALVDQRLTAAVEEIFVVLERTMAEYDEELSRTKEENNQLLDAVFKKHQVVLHRTDHLLHEPEEEPQPHHIKEGEVVPQLQHVKEEEEEPRPSHIKDEAAEHSISQEGEHIEGLEEFPVTGVPVTSKEDESEEKREAEPPSSSSTQHMTTEADGDHCGGSQADKILAPLSDSEDTTSHSPDTDDEDSKDDKTCHTDNTHFKSFGLKKSLNRRRKNHTGEKYFPCSACGKRFCIKGDLMRHARIHTQEKPFSCSVCGAAFVRKGSLKTHMRIHAAEKPFLCSMCDSGFAQRQNLINHMRTHTGEKPFSCPVCKSSFIQSQNLKKHMTVHTGEKPFPCSICGVCFSRKETLTIHMRRHTGEKPFSCSVCDSSFVRSHELKIHMRVHTVEKPFSCSICGVGFSRGYSLIEHARTHTGEKPFSCSVCDSRFGQNRGLKKHMEIHAGEKAPRRPPPGLIPQS